From Cardinium endosymbiont of Culicoides punctatus, the proteins below share one genomic window:
- a CDS encoding ParA family protein produces MIDIVGDGLSLKCIAILSGINECILKEYVISNHFKTLKSHKTKESKFSISDSKNIINGLQSEKNLQILKKKFSFYNFKGGVGKTSICFQLSSHIALMGYTVLVIDADPQAHISTSFGFLPDNSYLTLYDLFTKNASFNDIKKNIFEGFDLIPSNLSLTRLESVFYKENNSFSKLSEVLSSIEKNYDFIFLDTNPTISFLNRSVVFFSDVISLVCETQPYSLNGLKILLEDLNNFYVHAKIEPKDINIIPNKYEYKAVSSAEAMSILRKFYGKYIKEDFAIRKSEDFNISAKIGKPLAFFAKKNSIALEDISDLIYQILNKYTYYRNN; encoded by the coding sequence ATGATTGACATAGTTGGAGATGGGTTAAGTCTTAAATGTATAGCAATATTGTCTGGAATAAATGAATGTATTCTTAAAGAATATGTTATTTCTAATCATTTCAAAACATTGAAAAGTCATAAAACAAAAGAATCTAAGTTTTCTATAAGTGATAGTAAAAATATTATAAATGGTCTTCAATCAGAAAAAAACTTACAGATTTTAAAGAAGAAATTTTCATTTTATAATTTTAAAGGAGGTGTAGGAAAAACAAGTATTTGTTTTCAATTGTCTTCACATATTGCTTTAATGGGATACACTGTTTTAGTTATAGATGCCGATCCTCAGGCACATATATCTACTTCTTTTGGATTCCTACCAGATAATAGCTATTTGACTTTATATGATTTATTCACAAAAAATGCGTCATTTAATGATATTAAGAAAAATATATTTGAAGGGTTTGATCTTATACCTTCTAATTTGTCTTTAACACGTCTTGAATCTGTTTTCTATAAAGAAAATAATTCATTTAGTAAACTTTCAGAAGTACTTTCATCAATAGAGAAAAACTATGATTTTATTTTTTTGGATACAAATCCAACCATTAGTTTCTTAAATAGAAGTGTAGTATTCTTTTCTGATGTAATCAGTCTTGTATGTGAAACACAGCCATATAGTTTAAATGGTCTGAAAATACTTTTAGAAGATTTAAATAATTTCTATGTTCATGCTAAGATAGAACCTAAAGATATTAACATTATTCCAAACAAATATGAATATAAGGCTGTTAGTTCTGCTGAAGCAATGTCCATACTTAGAAAATTTTATGGAAAGTATATAAAGGAAGATTTCGCTATAAGGAAGAGCGAAGATTTTAATATTTCTGCGAAAATTGGTAAACCTTTAGCTTTTTTTGCAAAAAAAAATTCTATAGCATTAGAAGATATATCAGACCTTATTTATCAAATTTTAAATAAGTATACATATTATAGAAATAACTGA
- a CDS encoding JAB domain-containing protein produces the protein MELKLKLKKLPIHHASDIYKIMQLVLKREKKLHKDREHCWIIALNSSSCIINIELICIGDAMETNVIKPMEVLSIPLQKRATGIIIVHNHPSGDLRPSKGDKDTTDRLIQACKLMETPVLDHVIITEYSFYSFKDSGLLDRLEASNKYILPYELEEQYHEEMMEEIQKIEKKHKKQIDESLKNGESIGLQKGRQKGEYLKAIEISKEMLSEGFDIVKIARITGLSEQEIKNLGKNKD, from the coding sequence ATGGAATTAAAATTAAAACTAAAGAAGCTTCCAATCCATCATGCCTCGGATATTTATAAGATTATGCAACTTGTCTTAAAAAGAGAAAAGAAACTGCATAAAGATAGAGAGCATTGTTGGATTATTGCATTAAATAGTTCTAGTTGCATTATCAACATAGAACTTATATGTATAGGTGACGCTATGGAAACTAATGTTATTAAGCCAATGGAAGTATTGAGTATACCTTTACAAAAACGTGCTACAGGCATTATCATAGTTCATAACCATCCTTCTGGAGATTTACGTCCTTCAAAAGGCGATAAAGATACAACAGATCGTCTTATTCAGGCATGTAAACTTATGGAAACACCTGTATTAGATCATGTTATTATCACAGAATATAGTTTCTATAGCTTTAAGGATTCAGGTTTATTGGATCGTTTAGAGGCGAGTAATAAATATATACTTCCCTATGAACTAGAAGAGCAATATCATGAAGAAATGATGGAAGAGATACAAAAAATAGAAAAAAAACATAAAAAGCAGATTGATGAAAGCCTTAAAAATGGAGAGAGTATTGGTTTGCAGAAAGGAAGACAAAAAGGTGAATATCTTAAGGCAATTGAAATATCTAAGGAAATGCTATCAGAAGGTTTCGACATAGTAAAAATTGCTCGTATCACCGGCTTATCAGAACAGGAAATTAAAAACTTAGGTAAAAATAAAGACTAA
- a CDS encoding JAB domain-containing protein: MEIKVKLEDLSIHHSEDIYKVMQLFLKREKKLNKDREHFWVIALNRSNYVINIELLSIGNTVHTTPIKPMEVLSIPLQKRALGVILIHNHPSGDLSPSEQDKDVTDLLIQACKLMRTPVLDHVIITEHSYYSFKDSGLLRQLEESNKYVLPYDLEKKYYEEMMSEIRKIEEEHKKTN, encoded by the coding sequence ATGGAAATAAAAGTAAAACTAGAAGATCTATCGATACATCATTCCGAAGATATCTACAAGGTTATGCAACTTTTTTTAAAGAGGGAAAAGAAGTTGAATAAAGATAGAGAACACTTTTGGGTTATTGCGTTAAATAGATCTAATTATGTAATTAATATAGAATTATTATCTATAGGTAATACCGTACATACTACCCCTATTAAACCCATGGAAGTATTGAGTATACCTTTGCAAAAACGTGCCTTAGGCGTTATCCTCATCCACAATCATCCATCAGGAGATTTATCCCCCTCAGAACAAGATAAAGATGTTACAGATCTTCTTATTCAAGCATGTAAACTTATGCGTACGCCTGTTCTAGATCATGTTATTATCACGGAACATAGTTACTACAGTTTTAAAGATTCAGGTTTATTGCGTCAATTAGAAGAGAGTAATAAATATGTACTTCCCTATGATTTAGAAAAGAAATACTATGAAGAAATGATGTCAGAGATACGGAAGATTGAGGAAGAGCATAAAAAAACAAATTGA